A genomic stretch from Streptomyces venezuelae ATCC 10712 includes:
- a CDS encoding fumarate reductase/succinate dehydrogenase flavoprotein subunit encodes MTHVEREQWDVVVVGAGGAGLRAAIEARRAGARTAVICKSLFGKAHTVMAEGGIAASMANVHPQDDWKTHFRDTMRGGKFLNQWRMAELHAQEAPERVWELETWGALFDRTPDGRISQRNFGGHEYPRLAHVGDRTGLELLRTLQQKSVGLQQEDHRETGDHEARLKVFQEFTVTRVLKDADGGVSGVFCYERESGRFLVLEAPAVVLATGGIGKSFKVTSNSWEYTGDGHALALLAGAPLVNMEFVQFHPTGMVWPPSVKGILVTESVRGDGGVLRNSEGRRFMFDYVPDVFKEKYAETEEEGDRWYEDPDHNRRPPELLPRDEVARAINSEVKAGRGSPHGGVFLDVSTRMPAEAIRRRLPSMYHQFKELADVDITAEAMEVGPTCHYVMGGVAVDSETAATVGVPGLFAAGEVAGGMHGSNRLGGNSLSDLLVFGRRAGLHAARYALSGAGGGVVAAQIEAAAAEALAPFDGPGDGEGAPENPYTLHQELQQTMNNLVGIIRREGEMAEALERIAALRARSRRIAVEGHRQFNPGWHLALDLRNMLLVGECVARAALERTESRGGHTREDYPAMDRAWRPVNLLCRTDGDGIALERTRTEPVRPDLLALFEPEELAKYLAPSELEGLEGGLGA; translated from the coding sequence ATGACGCACGTCGAGCGAGAGCAGTGGGACGTGGTCGTGGTCGGCGCGGGCGGCGCCGGACTGCGGGCCGCGATCGAAGCACGCCGCGCGGGCGCCCGTACGGCCGTGATCTGCAAGTCCCTGTTCGGCAAGGCGCACACCGTGATGGCCGAGGGCGGCATCGCCGCCTCCATGGCCAACGTCCACCCGCAGGACGACTGGAAGACCCACTTCCGCGACACCATGCGCGGCGGGAAGTTCCTCAACCAGTGGCGGATGGCCGAGCTGCACGCCCAGGAGGCCCCCGAGCGGGTCTGGGAGCTGGAGACCTGGGGCGCGCTCTTCGACCGCACCCCCGACGGCCGGATCTCGCAGCGGAACTTCGGCGGCCACGAGTACCCGCGGCTCGCCCACGTCGGCGACCGGACCGGCCTCGAACTGCTCCGCACCCTCCAGCAGAAGTCCGTCGGCCTCCAGCAGGAGGACCACCGCGAGACCGGCGACCACGAGGCCCGCCTCAAGGTCTTCCAGGAGTTCACCGTCACCCGCGTCCTCAAGGACGCGGACGGCGGGGTCTCCGGGGTCTTCTGCTACGAGCGGGAGAGCGGCCGCTTCCTCGTCCTCGAGGCCCCCGCCGTCGTCCTCGCCACCGGCGGCATCGGCAAGTCCTTCAAGGTGACCTCGAACTCCTGGGAGTACACCGGCGACGGCCACGCGCTCGCCCTGCTCGCCGGAGCGCCGCTGGTGAACATGGAGTTCGTGCAGTTCCACCCGACCGGCATGGTCTGGCCGCCGTCGGTGAAGGGCATCCTCGTCACCGAGTCCGTCCGCGGCGACGGCGGGGTCCTGCGGAACTCCGAGGGCCGGCGCTTCATGTTCGACTACGTCCCCGACGTCTTCAAGGAGAAGTACGCGGAGACCGAGGAGGAGGGCGACCGCTGGTACGAGGACCCCGACCACAACCGCCGCCCGCCCGAGCTGCTGCCGCGCGACGAGGTCGCCCGGGCCATCAACTCCGAGGTGAAGGCGGGACGCGGCTCCCCGCACGGCGGGGTGTTCCTCGACGTGTCGACCCGCATGCCGGCCGAGGCCATCCGGCGCCGGCTGCCCTCGATGTACCACCAGTTCAAGGAACTGGCCGACGTCGACATCACGGCGGAGGCGATGGAGGTCGGACCCACCTGCCACTACGTGATGGGCGGCGTCGCCGTCGACTCGGAGACGGCGGCGACGGTCGGCGTGCCGGGGCTCTTCGCCGCCGGCGAGGTCGCCGGCGGCATGCACGGCTCCAACCGGCTCGGCGGGAACTCCCTCTCCGACCTGCTGGTCTTCGGCAGACGAGCGGGGCTGCACGCCGCGCGGTACGCGCTGTCGGGGGCCGGCGGCGGGGTCGTGGCCGCCCAGATCGAGGCCGCGGCGGCGGAGGCCCTCGCTCCGTTCGACGGCCCCGGCGACGGCGAGGGCGCCCCGGAGAATCCGTACACCCTCCACCAGGAACTCCAGCAGACCATGAACAACCTCGTCGGGATCATCCGGCGGGAGGGCGAGATGGCCGAGGCCCTGGAACGGATCGCCGCCCTGCGGGCCAGGTCCCGGCGGATCGCGGTCGAGGGCCATCGGCAGTTCAACCCCGGCTGGCACCTCGCCCTCGACCTGCGGAACATGCTCCTCGTCGGCGAATGCGTGGCCCGCGCCGCCCTGGAACGCACCGAGTCCCGCGGCGGACACACCCGCGAGGACTATCCCGCCATGGACCGCGCCTGGCGCCCGGTGAACCTGCTCTGCCGCACCGACGGCGACGGCATCGCCCTGGAACGGACCCGCACCGAACCCGTACGGCCCGACCTGCTCGCCCTGTTCGAGCCGGAGGAGCTCGCCAAGTACCTCGCCCCGAGCGAGCTGGAAGGCCTGGAAGGGGGTCTCGGCGCATGA
- a CDS encoding ABC transporter family substrate-binding protein produces MSQIGAPRGRTCSRSPRSRTLRSVATLTSAVLAVTVLAGCSSGDEADETPAAAQDNAPAARDKVADGGTLRWAVDAVPTTLNTFQADADGTTSRIAGAVLPSLYTLDERGRPRLNEDYLESAQVVETEPKQVVLYKLNQQAVWSDGREIGAPDFVAQWRALSGRDTAYWTARNSGYERIEKIERGKNDLEVRVTFSKPYADWQSLFTPLYPKQVMGSPNSFNDGARTTLKATAGPFLLKSIDRKNGDVTLARNPRWWGQPAKLDSVVLKAVPRAERAAALAAGTLDLAEIDRSTAERISLALRDARAGRSGAQAALAHGPGSSITPSKALKSWALAHGSDEEKAEEVQAAREKNQKAIAEYASAQDILAKYVVRKSLEPAYTQLSLNGESGPLADERVRRAVARAINRQELAESVLKPLGLPARPPGSHLALAGQAAYADSSDALGDQDTKEARALLADAGWVPGGAERKPAEAGTKAGSEAEKKKAAAEKGEKTGSTDADSTKTDSTKSDATKTDATKTDAKKKDSDTASDEGLYIVGDDKPGERRAAPAPVIGAGGPENGTNILAPAPAAARQSAALLARAEALDTGTGAARAAQSVARTDKGVAGAYAPRGTAAPVTAPDAAKALGKDGKALSLRFVLPSGPGSESLRAVGDRIVRMLDAVGIRTEVTKVSDESFFKDHIASGDYDLALYSWPASAFPATDARPIFAKPEPASDGSLLVEQNYSRVGTDRIDQLFDQAAGTLDEEEARDLVRQADARIWAAAGSIPLYQRPQLVAAKADLVNAGAWGLAAPRYQDIGFKKASTSKGAERNR; encoded by the coding sequence ATGTCCCAGATCGGCGCCCCCCGCGGGAGGACATGCTCCAGGAGCCCCCGCTCCCGCACGCTCCGCTCCGTCGCGACCCTCACCAGCGCCGTCCTCGCCGTCACCGTGCTCGCCGGCTGCAGCTCGGGCGACGAGGCCGACGAGACCCCGGCCGCGGCCCAGGACAACGCGCCCGCCGCACGCGACAAGGTCGCCGACGGAGGCACCCTCCGCTGGGCCGTCGACGCGGTGCCCACCACCCTCAACACCTTCCAGGCCGACGCCGACGGCACCACCTCCCGGATCGCCGGAGCCGTGCTCCCCTCCCTCTACACGCTCGACGAGCGGGGCCGGCCGCGGCTGAACGAGGACTACCTGGAGTCCGCGCAGGTCGTCGAGACGGAGCCCAAGCAGGTCGTCCTCTACAAGCTCAACCAGCAGGCGGTGTGGAGCGACGGACGCGAGATCGGGGCGCCCGACTTCGTGGCGCAGTGGCGGGCGCTGAGCGGTCGGGACACCGCGTACTGGACCGCCCGGAACTCCGGCTACGAGCGGATCGAGAAGATCGAGCGGGGCAAGAACGACCTGGAGGTACGGGTCACCTTCTCCAAGCCCTACGCCGACTGGCAGTCCCTCTTCACCCCGCTCTACCCGAAGCAGGTGATGGGCTCCCCGAACTCCTTCAACGACGGGGCCCGCACCACCCTCAAGGCCACCGCAGGACCGTTCCTGCTGAAGTCGATCGACCGCAAGAACGGCGACGTCACGCTCGCCCGCAACCCCCGCTGGTGGGGCCAGCCCGCCAAGCTCGACAGCGTCGTCCTCAAGGCCGTCCCCCGCGCCGAGCGGGCCGCGGCACTCGCCGCCGGCACCCTCGACCTGGCCGAGATCGATCGCTCCACCGCCGAGCGGATCTCGCTCGCGCTCCGCGACGCCCGCGCCGGACGCAGCGGCGCCCAGGCGGCCCTCGCCCACGGCCCCGGCTCCTCCATCACCCCCTCCAAGGCCCTGAAGTCCTGGGCCCTCGCCCACGGCTCCGACGAGGAGAAGGCGGAGGAGGTCCAGGCCGCCCGCGAGAAGAACCAGAAGGCCATCGCCGAGTACGCGAGCGCCCAGGACATCCTGGCGAAGTACGTCGTCCGCAAGTCCCTGGAACCCGCCTACACCCAGCTCTCCCTGAACGGCGAGTCCGGGCCGCTCGCCGACGAGCGGGTACGCCGCGCGGTGGCCCGCGCGATCAACCGCCAGGAACTGGCCGAATCCGTACTCAAGCCGCTCGGCCTCCCGGCCCGGCCCCCCGGCAGCCACCTCGCCCTCGCCGGCCAGGCCGCCTACGCGGACAGCAGCGACGCGCTCGGCGACCAGGACACCAAGGAGGCACGGGCGCTGCTCGCCGACGCGGGCTGGGTGCCGGGCGGCGCCGAGCGGAAGCCCGCGGAGGCGGGCACGAAGGCGGGCAGCGAGGCCGAGAAGAAGAAGGCGGCGGCGGAGAAGGGGGAGAAGACCGGCTCCACGGACGCCGACTCCACCAAGACCGACTCCACCAAGTCGGACGCCACCAAGACCGACGCCACCAAGACCGACGCCAAGAAGAAGGACAGCGACACCGCATCCGACGAGGGCCTCTACATCGTCGGCGACGACAAGCCGGGCGAGCGCCGCGCCGCACCCGCCCCCGTCATCGGCGCGGGCGGCCCCGAGAACGGCACCAACATCCTCGCCCCCGCCCCCGCGGCCGCCCGGCAGAGCGCCGCGCTGCTGGCCCGCGCCGAAGCCCTCGACACGGGTACGGGCGCCGCCCGCGCCGCCCAGTCGGTCGCCCGGACGGACAAGGGCGTCGCCGGGGCCTACGCCCCGCGCGGCACCGCCGCCCCGGTGACGGCCCCGGACGCCGCCAAGGCCCTCGGCAAGGACGGCAAGGCGCTCAGCCTCCGCTTCGTCCTGCCCTCCGGCCCCGGCTCCGAGTCGCTGCGGGCGGTCGGCGACCGGATCGTCCGGATGCTCGACGCCGTCGGCATCCGCACCGAGGTGACCAAGGTCTCCGACGAGAGCTTCTTCAAGGACCACATCGCCTCGGGCGACTACGACCTCGCCCTCTACTCCTGGCCGGCCTCCGCCTTCCCGGCGACCGACGCCCGGCCGATCTTCGCCAAGCCCGAGCCCGCCTCGGACGGCTCCCTCCTGGTCGAGCAGAACTACTCGCGGGTCGGCACCGACCGCATCGACCAGCTGTTCGACCAGGCGGCGGGGACGCTCGACGAGGAGGAGGCCCGTGACCTGGTGCGTCAGGCCGACGCCCGGATCTGGGCCGCCGCCGGCTCCATCCCGCTCTACCAGCGGCCGCAGCTCGTCGCCGCGAAGGCCGATCTGGTGAACGCCGGAGCCTGGGGTCTCGCCGCTCCCCGGTACCAGGACATCGGCTTCAAGAAGGCCAGCACGTCCAAGGGCGCCGAACGCAACCGCTAG
- the typA gene encoding translational GTPase TypA, whose amino-acid sequence MPTRHDIRNVAIVAHVDHGKTTIVDAMLKQAGAFAAHQQLDDRMMDSNDLEREKGITILAKNTAVKYHPKDGGAPITINIIDTPGHADFGGEVERGLSMVDAVVLLVDASEGPLPQTRFVLRKALQQRKPVILCINKTDRPDSRIDEVVNETYDLFLDLDADEDQIEFPIVYACGRDGIASLTKPENGTVPADSDNLEPFFSAILEHVPAPVYDEEAPLQAHVTNLDADNFLGRIALLRVEQGELRKGQTVAWIKRDGTISNVRITELMMTEALTRKPAEVAGPGDICAVAGIPDIMIGETLADPENPIALPLITVDQPAISMTIGTNTSPLVGRGGTGKGADAKAAVKNRKVTARQVKDRLDRELIGNVSLRVLDTERPDAWEVQGRGELALAILVEQMRREGFELTIGKPQVVTKEVDGKIHEPVERLTVDVPEEHMGAVTQLMGVRKGRMDNMSNHGSGWVRMEFVVPSRGLIGFRTEFLTQTRGTGIAHSIHEGHEPWFGPLVTRNNGSLVADRAGAVTAFAMTNLQERGVLFTEPGTEVYEGMIVGENSRSDDMDVNITKEKKLTNMRSSSADSFEAIVPPRKLSLEQSLEFCRDDECVEVTPEAVRIRKVILDQNARGRASSRAKNA is encoded by the coding sequence ATGCCCACGCGCCACGACATCCGTAACGTCGCCATCGTCGCCCACGTCGACCACGGCAAGACGACCATCGTCGACGCCATGCTCAAGCAGGCCGGTGCCTTCGCCGCCCACCAGCAGCTCGACGACCGCATGATGGACTCGAACGACCTGGAGCGTGAGAAGGGCATCACGATCCTCGCCAAGAACACGGCGGTGAAGTATCACCCCAAGGACGGCGGGGCCCCGATCACGATCAACATCATCGACACCCCCGGCCACGCCGACTTCGGTGGCGAGGTCGAGCGCGGTCTGTCGATGGTGGACGCGGTCGTCCTCCTCGTGGACGCCTCCGAGGGTCCGCTCCCGCAGACCCGCTTCGTGCTGCGCAAGGCGCTCCAGCAGCGCAAGCCCGTCATCCTCTGCATCAACAAGACGGACCGCCCGGACTCCCGGATCGACGAGGTCGTCAACGAGACCTACGACCTGTTCCTGGACCTGGACGCCGACGAGGACCAGATCGAGTTCCCGATCGTCTACGCCTGCGGCCGTGACGGCATCGCCTCGCTGACCAAGCCGGAGAACGGCACGGTTCCCGCGGACAGCGACAACCTGGAGCCGTTCTTCTCCGCGATCCTGGAGCACGTCCCGGCCCCGGTGTACGACGAGGAGGCCCCCCTCCAGGCGCACGTCACCAACCTGGACGCCGACAACTTCCTCGGCCGCATCGCGCTGCTCCGCGTCGAGCAGGGCGAGCTGCGCAAGGGCCAGACGGTCGCGTGGATCAAGCGTGACGGCACCATCTCCAACGTCCGCATCACCGAGCTGATGATGACCGAGGCGCTCACCCGCAAGCCCGCCGAGGTCGCCGGCCCCGGTGACATCTGCGCCGTCGCCGGTATCCCCGACATCATGATCGGCGAGACCCTGGCCGACCCGGAGAACCCGATCGCGCTGCCGCTGATCACGGTCGACCAGCCGGCCATCTCCATGACCATCGGCACCAACACCTCGCCGCTCGTCGGCCGTGGTGGCACGGGCAAGGGCGCGGACGCCAAGGCCGCGGTCAAGAACCGCAAGGTCACCGCCCGCCAGGTGAAGGACCGTCTGGACCGCGAGCTGATCGGTAACGTCTCGCTCCGCGTCCTCGACACCGAGCGCCCGGACGCCTGGGAGGTCCAGGGCCGTGGTGAGCTCGCGCTCGCCATCCTGGTCGAGCAGATGCGCCGCGAGGGCTTCGAGCTGACCATCGGCAAGCCGCAGGTCGTCACCAAGGAGGTCGACGGCAAGATCCACGAGCCGGTCGAGCGCCTCACGGTCGACGTCCCCGAGGAGCACATGGGTGCGGTCACGCAGCTCATGGGCGTCCGCAAGGGCCGCATGGACAACATGTCGAACCACGGCTCCGGCTGGGTCCGCATGGAGTTCGTCGTTCCGTCCCGTGGCCTCATCGGCTTCCGTACGGAGTTCCTGACGCAGACCCGTGGCACGGGCATCGCCCACTCGATCCACGAGGGTCACGAGCCGTGGTTCGGCCCGCTGGTCACCCGTAACAACGGCTCCCTGGTCGCCGACCGCGCCGGTGCCGTCACCGCCTTCGCGATGACGAACCTCCAGGAGCGCGGTGTGCTGTTCACCGAGCCCGGCACCGAGGTGTACGAGGGCATGATCGTCGGCGAGAACTCGCGCTCCGACGACATGGACGTGAACATCACCAAGGAGAAGAAGCTCACCAACATGCGCTCCTCCTCGGCCGATTCCTTCGAGGCGATCGTCCCGCCGCGCAAGCTCTCCCTGGAGCAGTCCCTGGAGTTCTGCCGCGACGACGAGTGCGTCGAGGTCACCCCGGAGGCCGTGCGCATCCGCAAGGTGATCCTCGACCAGAACGCGCGTGGCCGCGCGTCCTCGCGCGCCAAGAACGCCTGA
- a CDS encoding peptide ABC transporter substrate-binding protein — MRGAKSAKWVTGAIIVALAATACGGGKSGGGSDAKGAVDPNGIFSVELGEPEKPLLTGDTMESNGSAVMAGLFSTLVDYKADGSLEMINAESVTTTDSKKWTVKLKAGWTFHDGTPVTSKSFVDAWNWNANVKNAQGLSSWFADIKGFDKVHPEAEGAKPTAETMEGLKVVDETTFTIELTKAVPYFGHKLAYIVFAPLPASFYKDPEAGGQKPVGNGPYKFKSWDHKKKIEITRYDDYKGPNKAKNGGVVFKNYTTLEAAYEDLKSGNVDVLRQIAPKDLPVYRQDLGDRAVDQPYSAIQTIAVAFYADQWKKPKAIDPRVVQGLSMAIDRATITKTVLNGTREPATGWVAKGVLGFQEDGGAGVTKFDPAKAKELIKAGGGVPNNKISIQYNADGGHKEWVDAVCNSIQQATDVQCVGDGKPDFQADLTARKTKQVKSLYRSGWVLDYPVNANFISDLFRTGAGGNQGDFSNKDLDAKIAKADSAATLDESVKAYQAIEKDLKNYMPSIPLWYYKVNAGFSEKVSGVAYGQDGDPILTGVEVKK, encoded by the coding sequence ATGCGCGGTGCCAAGAGCGCCAAGTGGGTAACGGGCGCGATCATCGTTGCCCTTGCTGCGACCGCCTGTGGCGGGGGTAAGAGCGGAGGCGGCAGCGACGCCAAGGGCGCTGTTGACCCGAACGGAATCTTCTCCGTCGAGCTGGGCGAGCCCGAGAAGCCCCTGCTCACCGGCGACACGATGGAGTCCAACGGCTCCGCCGTGATGGCCGGCCTGTTCTCGACCCTGGTCGACTACAAGGCCGACGGTTCGCTGGAGATGATCAACGCCGAGTCGGTCACCACGACGGACTCGAAGAAGTGGACCGTCAAGCTGAAGGCCGGCTGGACGTTCCACGACGGCACCCCGGTGACCTCCAAGTCCTTCGTGGACGCCTGGAACTGGAACGCCAACGTCAAGAACGCCCAGGGTCTGTCCTCGTGGTTCGCGGACATCAAGGGCTTCGACAAGGTCCACCCCGAGGCCGAGGGCGCCAAGCCCACCGCCGAGACGATGGAGGGCCTGAAGGTCGTCGACGAGACCACCTTCACGATCGAGCTCACCAAGGCCGTTCCGTACTTCGGCCACAAGCTCGCGTACATCGTCTTCGCCCCGCTCCCGGCGTCCTTCTACAAGGACCCCGAGGCCGGCGGCCAGAAGCCGGTCGGCAACGGTCCCTACAAGTTCAAGAGCTGGGACCACAAGAAGAAGATCGAGATCACTCGATACGACGACTACAAGGGCCCGAACAAGGCGAAGAACGGCGGTGTGGTCTTCAAGAACTACACCACCCTCGAGGCCGCGTACGAGGACCTGAAGTCGGGCAACGTCGACGTTCTCCGTCAGATCGCGCCGAAGGACCTCCCGGTCTACCGCCAGGACCTCGGCGACCGCGCCGTGGACCAGCCGTACTCCGCGATCCAGACCATCGCCGTCGCCTTCTACGCCGACCAGTGGAAGAAGCCGAAGGCGATCGACCCCCGCGTCGTGCAGGGTCTGTCGATGGCGATCGACCGCGCCACCATCACCAAGACGGTGCTGAACGGCACGCGTGAGCCCGCGACCGGCTGGGTCGCCAAGGGTGTCCTGGGCTTCCAGGAGGACGGTGGCGCCGGCGTCACCAAGTTCGACCCCGCCAAGGCCAAGGAGCTCATCAAGGCCGGCGGTGGCGTCCCGAACAACAAGATCTCCATCCAGTACAACGCCGACGGTGGCCACAAGGAGTGGGTGGACGCTGTCTGCAACTCCATCCAGCAGGCCACCGACGTCCAGTGCGTCGGCGACGGCAAGCCGGACTTCCAGGCCGACCTGACCGCTCGTAAGACCAAGCAGGTCAAGTCCCTGTACCGCTCCGGCTGGGTGCTCGACTACCCGGTGAACGCCAACTTCATCTCGGACCTGTTCCGTACGGGTGCGGGCGGCAACCAGGGCGACTTCTCCAACAAGGACCTGGACGCCAAGATCGCGAAGGCCGACTCGGCCGCCACCCTTGACGAGTCCGTCAAGGCCTACCAGGCGATCGAGAAGGACCTCAAGAACTACATGCCGTCCATCCCGCTCTGGTACTACAAGGTCAACGCGGGCTTCTCCGAGAAGGTTTCGGGCGTGGCGTACGGCCAGGACGGTGACCCGATCCTGACCGGCGTCGAGGTCAAGAAGTAA